A portion of the Pelodiscus sinensis isolate JC-2024 chromosome 20, ASM4963464v1, whole genome shotgun sequence genome contains these proteins:
- the ARMC7 gene encoding armadillo repeat-containing protein 7 isoform X1 — translation MSQKQQDPLDLGRLEYLQALVTEFQVTESPEAKEQVLANLANFAYDPKNYEYLRQLQVLDLFLDMLTEDNETLVEFAVGGLCNLCLDKTNKDYILAADGVAPVINCLSSSNEETVMSAVTTLMYLTMPQSRQQTTALPVVECMLRFSLSANRRLSNLAKVFLEDYCSPEQVEEARNLSKHTAVGIPLPKD, via the exons ATGTCTCAAAAGCAGCAGGATCCACTGGACCTGGGGCGGCTTGAATACTTGCAAGCACTGGTCACAGAGTTCCAAGTAACAGAGTCTCCAG AAGCCAAGGAGCAAGTACTGGCTAATCTAGCCAACTTCGCCTATGATCCCAAGAACTACGAATATCTCCGACAGCTTCAAGTCCTTGACCTGTTTCTCGATATGCTCACAGAGGACAATGAGACCCTCGTGGAGTTTGCAGTTG GTGGCCTTTGCAACCTTTGTCTGGATAAGACAAACAAGGACTATATCTTGGCGGCAGATGGGGTGGCACCTGTAATAAACTGCTTATCCAGCTCAAATGAGGAAACAGTGATGTCAGCAGTCACTACTTTGATGTACTTGACCATGCCACAGTCTCGCCAGCAGACCACAGCACTCCCGGTCGTAGAGTGCATGCtacgtttctccctctcagctaaCAGGAGGCTAAGCAACCTGGCAAAGGTCTTCCTTGAGGATTACTGCTCTCCTGAGCAGGTGGAGGAGGCCAGGAACCTGAGCAAACATACCGCTGTAGGGATCCCTCTCCCGAAGGACTGA